The Podospora pseudocomata strain CBS 415.72m chromosome 1 map unlocalized CBS415.72m_1, whole genome shotgun sequence genome has a segment encoding these proteins:
- a CDS encoding uncharacterized protein (COG:E; EggNog:ENOG503NXIK), which yields MAYTNPNPLNVFSGPDSLSNYFDPEQNPPLPLVELPAALNPFRKDGVRIYAKMLTALPAQNVKSLPALEMLKTSPKARTAKRIVEASSGSTVLSMGVIGRALWGHEGVEAWVTNKKTRESLRVLRFFGVGISLYGGLAQQEPSDPKGIMARLRRKAREEEEVCYLGQYDNDANWQSHYNHTAPQLALQMPSLSVLCSTIGTGGCITGTGRCLKSHLSSDIKVVGVCNVFGDPTPGPRHFPGFESSPFPWRETIDEFVSVKSEDSFRMSMRLSRYGIICGPSSGEALHGLLEWLRENGTEGLKRDERGEVNCVFLCADLPYQYMNLYYQKLGEEEFPGIRNQCLLEVDQDPYDERWFLTPEQAVDMLVGEGAGKYDLEMLCMVPSSCACTTTRTSRTSRQEQQPVEGMFGDCSPGAVSDISESASTIFSSASPSSSVYSVATTTSVESQLPSMVKVIDVRPRAEFVKSHLRNAVNIPLSATKEDFYGDPQAVYERWKEMNAAFKEAGVLDHRDEDDERQTLVVCLDGDSGKMAASMLRGASKKIGKKREVFCTDGGWGVLEGWLRRRGYGDDVWNGVD from the exons ATGGCATacacaaaccccaaccccctcaacgtCTTCTCCGGTCCAGATTCCTTGTCCAACTACTTTGACCCTGAGCAGAACCCACCGCTGCCGCTGGTCGAGTTACCTGCTGCGTTGAACCCATTCCGGAAGGATGGCGTGAGGATTTATGCGAAGATGTTGACTGCTTTGCCGGCGCAGAATGTCAAGTCTCTTCCTG CGTTAGAGATGCTcaaaacctcccccaaagccCGCACCGCTAAAAGAATCGTCGAGGCTAGCTCCGGGAGCACGGTGCTCAGCATGGGGGTTATTGGACGGGCGTTGTGGGGAcatgagggggttgaggcttGGGTGACGAATaagaagacgagggagagtttgagggtgttgaggttttttggggtggggat ATCGTTGTATGGCGGGTTGGCACAGCAGGAACCGTCAGACCCGAAAGGGATCATGGCGAgactgaggaggaaggcgagggaggaggaggaggtgtgtTATCTGGGGCAGTATGATAATGATGCG AACTGGCAATCACACTACAACCACACTGCCCCCCAACTCGCGCTGCAAATGCCCTCTTTGTCGGTTCTTTGCTCTACTATTGGGACAGGGGGTTGCATAACTGGCACGGGGCGATGTCTCAAATCTCATCTTTCTTCTGACATCAAAGTTGTGGGAGTTTGCAATGTCTTTGGGGATCCAACACCGGGACCGAGGCATTTTCCAGGGTTTGAGTCAAGTCCGTTTCCGTGGAGGGAGACGATTGATGAGTTTGTTAGTGTCAAGAGCGAGGATTCTTTCAGGATGAGTATGAGGCTGAGCAGGTATGGGATTATCTGCGGGCCGTCATCAGGGGAGGCACTTCATGGACTGCTGGAGTGGTTAAGAGAGAATGGAACCGAGGGGTTAAAGAGGGATgaaagaggagaggtgaACTGTGTGTTTTTGTGTGCGGATTTGCCGTATCAGTATATGaat TTGTACTATCAAAAgttgggagaagaggagtTTCCCGGAATCAGGAATCAG TGCTTGTTGGAGGTTGACCAAGACCCTTACGACGAGAGATGGTTCCTCACGCCAGAACAAGCGGTCGAtatgttggttggggagggtgctgggaAGTACGATCTGGAGATGCTGTGCATGGTGCCCTCTTCTTGTGCTTGCACAACAACACGAACATCAAGGACGTCCAGACAGGAACAGCAGCCAGTTGAGGGGATGTTCGGGGATTGCTCTCCAGGCGCGGTGTCAGACATCTCGGAGTCTGCCTCGACGATTTTCTCATCggcctcaccatcatcctccgtGTACAGTGTCGCTACGACAACCAGTGTTGAGTCACAGCTCCCTTCGATGGTGAAGGTCATCGATGTACGGCCAAGAGCGGAGTTTGTCAAATCTCATCTGAGGAATGCGGTGAATATTCCATTGTCAGCGACAAAGGAAGACTTTTATGGGGATCCGCAGGCTGTTTATGAGAGATGGAAGGAAATGAATGCCGCGTTCAAAGAGGCTGGTGTGTTGGATCACAgggacgaagatgatgagagaCAAACacttgttgtttgtttggatgGCGACTCGGGGAAGATGGCGGCTTCTATGCTCAGAGGGGCCAGCAAGAAAATTGGCAAGAAGAGAGAAGTGTTTTGCAcagatggaggatggggggtgttggaagggtggttgagaaggaggggatatggtgatgatgtatgGAATGGCGTAGATTAG